In Litoribrevibacter albus, a single window of DNA contains:
- a CDS encoding substrate-binding periplasmic protein has protein sequence MRRILIGCWFLLSSFMCQGYEIQIVTEDFAPYSYKENGKLTGISVEIVESLLEQLNLPSNIRVYPFKRTIELAKTRKNTLIFSIIRSEERERHFKWVGRLAPITTALFKLKQRTDINIQSIEDIAEFRISDIQGSAVWEHLKRYDIEVLEIPSTAQNIQMLKLGRIDLTSTVELNFYHTLRVLDYSPKEFEVAYVFDELSSHLWLAFNKDTDDKIVEDFREALQTFKTSVMFKSLLKKYNPNLND, from the coding sequence ATGCGTCGTATCCTGATCGGTTGTTGGTTCCTGCTAAGTTCATTCATGTGCCAAGGGTATGAAATTCAGATCGTTACTGAGGATTTCGCCCCTTACAGCTACAAAGAAAACGGAAAGCTCACGGGTATTTCTGTTGAAATCGTTGAATCCTTATTAGAACAATTGAACCTGCCTTCCAATATTCGGGTCTACCCTTTCAAACGCACCATCGAGCTGGCGAAAACCCGGAAAAATACGCTGATCTTCTCCATTATTCGAAGTGAAGAACGTGAACGACACTTTAAGTGGGTTGGTCGACTGGCTCCAATCACCACAGCCCTGTTCAAGTTAAAACAACGCACAGACATCAATATCCAATCCATTGAAGACATAGCAGAATTTCGGATCAGTGATATTCAAGGGTCTGCGGTCTGGGAGCATTTAAAGCGCTATGATATTGAGGTGCTTGAAATTCCCTCCACCGCTCAAAACATTCAGATGCTGAAGTTAGGACGAATCGACCTCACCAGTACTGTAGAACTCAATTTTTATCACACGCTCAGAGTGCTGGACTATTCGCCGAAAGAGTTTGAAGTAGCTTATGTCTTTGATGAGCTTTCAAGCCATCTCTGGCTGGCGTTCAACAAAGATACAGACGATAAAATCGTAGAAGACTTTCGAGAAGCGCTGCAGACCTTCAAGACGTCAGTTATGTTTAAATCGTTACTGAAGAAATACAATCCTAACTTAAATGATTAG
- a CDS encoding nitrate- and nitrite sensing domain-containing protein, protein MTSNFHKDESHARPHYWYQLITLVVLPLFLLCLVSFQVMEWLWKEQKVWKSVVDVVEHSKPVMMYLDALAKERGYTEGFIASDHTEFQQQMKAQRALVDQSYEKLLKHTQTHSNSIDEHTHQALQQLFHRHLMLREIRLNVDRLDAQDSFFESYSDVTGLALNTIQLSIDRINGTELARDLLHLLDLLWMKERAGQIRGRLNGVFASHYANVSQYSDVIWFQASYFDHLSRLEQNPNFKGKSALHQLIETPVYQEVTAIEEAAISTLHSAIHPENMTPGEWFEKATQRIGLIDALAVERMQDIEIRAEMHRAERRTGFYLSLMLLSGAIVCVAIYSYRTVKESQNFTHDLAQEVNSQTAELRLSNEQLKDAIDEMKASQQQLVEKDKLASLGLLMAGTFHEINTPVGIGITGITGLDNCIEELEQKFQNGSITKNDLEMGLNQVKECNQLVLNGLQRIEQLLTSFKLVVSDQAANEQRYVLLHEYIQDILNTLTPTLSKSGIHVELDIPENIALEINPGALYQVLSNLLLNSMCHAFKDIKERKIYLTARLEGDEVLIHYADNGKGLKTNVIEHVFEPFFTTERGKGGTGLGMYIVKTQLEEKLGGKISIDDDQSRGAAFTLTIPTNHLS, encoded by the coding sequence ATGACGTCCAACTTTCATAAAGATGAATCACATGCTCGGCCCCACTATTGGTATCAGCTGATTACTCTGGTGGTGTTACCGTTGTTTTTGCTGTGTTTGGTGTCTTTCCAGGTGATGGAGTGGTTGTGGAAGGAACAGAAAGTCTGGAAGTCAGTGGTTGATGTGGTCGAACACTCGAAACCAGTGATGATGTATCTGGATGCGTTGGCTAAAGAGCGAGGCTACACCGAAGGATTTATTGCCAGCGACCATACCGAATTTCAACAACAGATGAAGGCACAACGAGCACTCGTCGATCAGTCTTACGAAAAGCTGTTGAAACACACTCAGACCCACAGTAATTCCATTGACGAGCATACGCATCAAGCATTGCAGCAGCTATTTCATCGTCATCTCATGCTCAGAGAAATACGCCTGAATGTGGATCGCCTGGATGCTCAGGACAGCTTTTTTGAAAGCTACTCTGACGTCACTGGTCTTGCGTTAAATACGATTCAGCTTTCAATAGATCGAATCAATGGCACAGAACTCGCCCGGGACTTGTTGCACCTTCTGGATCTTCTTTGGATGAAGGAGCGTGCAGGACAAATTCGTGGGCGTTTAAACGGTGTTTTCGCAAGTCACTACGCCAATGTATCTCAGTATTCAGATGTGATCTGGTTTCAGGCGTCCTACTTTGATCATCTTTCCCGGCTGGAGCAGAATCCTAATTTCAAAGGGAAGTCGGCTCTACATCAGCTAATAGAAACCCCTGTATATCAAGAAGTGACAGCCATCGAAGAGGCCGCCATCAGCACGCTTCATTCTGCTATCCATCCTGAAAACATGACCCCTGGTGAGTGGTTCGAAAAGGCTACGCAACGAATCGGATTGATTGATGCGTTGGCGGTGGAGCGGATGCAGGACATTGAAATACGTGCCGAAATGCATCGGGCTGAACGACGGACAGGGTTTTATCTGAGTTTGATGCTGCTGTCCGGGGCAATTGTGTGTGTGGCGATTTACAGTTACAGAACGGTCAAAGAGAGCCAAAACTTTACTCATGATCTTGCTCAGGAAGTAAATAGCCAGACGGCAGAGTTACGACTCTCAAATGAGCAGTTGAAAGATGCGATTGATGAAATGAAGGCGTCTCAGCAGCAGTTGGTTGAGAAAGATAAGTTGGCCTCTCTCGGCTTACTAATGGCGGGTACCTTCCATGAAATTAATACCCCGGTCGGTATTGGTATTACCGGGATCACAGGGTTAGACAATTGCATCGAAGAGCTTGAACAAAAATTTCAAAATGGTTCTATCACAAAAAACGATCTGGAAATGGGATTGAACCAGGTAAAAGAATGCAATCAGCTGGTATTGAATGGATTGCAGCGTATTGAACAACTGCTCACCAGTTTTAAATTGGTGGTGTCGGATCAGGCGGCCAATGAACAGCGATATGTGCTTTTACACGAGTACATTCAGGATATTCTCAATACACTGACCCCTACGCTGAGCAAGTCTGGTATTCATGTGGAGCTGGATATCCCGGAAAACATCGCTTTGGAAATCAATCCCGGAGCCTTGTACCAAGTCCTGTCGAATTTACTTTTGAACTCTATGTGCCATGCCTTTAAAGACATTAAAGAAAGGAAAATTTACCTGACCGCTCGTTTAGAAGGCGATGAGGTTTTGATTCACTACGCTGATAATGGTAAAGGTCTGAAAACCAACGTGATCGAGCATGTCTTTGAGCCTTTCTTTACAACCGAACGCGGCAAAGGCGGGACCGGTTTGGGAATGTACATTGTAAAAACACAGTTGGAAGAAAAGCTGGGAGGTAAGATCTCTATTGATGATGACCAATCACGGGGGGCCGCATTTACATTAACGATCCCAACTAATCATTTAAGTTAG
- the greB gene encoding transcription elongation factor GreB: MRTPLITREGFQKLKAELDHLWRVERPEITEKVAWAASLGDRSENADYKENKRKLRSIDRRVRYLSKQIENLKVVDYGPEQEGKVFFGAWVEVENEDGETKTFRIAGYDEIFDRNDYISIDTPMARALVGKAVDDEVLVRTPEGEKIWYVNSITYQSDPK; the protein is encoded by the coding sequence ATGAGAACACCGCTTATTACGCGTGAAGGCTTTCAGAAGCTTAAAGCAGAATTGGATCATCTCTGGCGAGTTGAACGCCCTGAAATTACCGAAAAAGTCGCTTGGGCGGCCAGCCTTGGGGATCGTTCCGAAAATGCAGACTACAAAGAAAACAAACGAAAGCTGCGCTCAATCGATCGACGAGTACGCTATCTCAGCAAACAAATTGAAAACCTGAAAGTGGTCGATTACGGCCCGGAGCAAGAAGGAAAAGTATTTTTTGGCGCCTGGGTTGAGGTAGAGAATGAAGACGGGGAAACCAAGACCTTTCGTATCGCCGGCTACGATGAGATTTTTGATCGCAATGATTACATCTCGATTGATACCCCAATGGCCAGAGCACTGGTTGGAAAGGCCGTTGATGACGAAGTATTGGTGAGAACGCCTGAAGGTGAGAAAATTTGGTACGTCAATTCGATCACGTATCAATCCGATCCAAAATAA
- the fghA gene encoding S-formylglutathione hydrolase, with product MDIEHVSQAKVFNGWHKQYRHSSLVLGCEMRFAIFLPSCATQDTPVPVLYWLSGLTCTDENFMQKAGAFRMAEELGIAIVAPDTSPRGESVPDDPDGAYDFGLGAGFYLNATQAPWSEHYHMYDYVVNELPALIEATFPVSSLRSISGHSMGGHGALTIGIKNADRYQSISAFSPITNPMKCPWGQKAFTNYLGPDQDTWKAYDACSLLESNGCALPILVDQGDSDGFLEEQLKPEHLQSAAGAAQAQLELRMQPGYDHSYFFIQSFIEDHLKFHAKYLTQGEG from the coding sequence ATGGACATTGAACATGTAAGTCAGGCCAAGGTTTTTAACGGTTGGCACAAGCAATATCGTCATTCATCTCTGGTGTTGGGATGTGAGATGCGGTTTGCTATTTTCTTACCTTCCTGCGCTACTCAAGACACGCCGGTTCCGGTGCTCTATTGGTTGTCCGGGCTAACCTGCACTGATGAAAACTTCATGCAAAAAGCCGGCGCGTTTCGGATGGCGGAAGAATTGGGGATTGCCATTGTTGCACCGGATACCAGCCCTCGTGGAGAGTCCGTGCCGGATGATCCTGATGGAGCTTACGACTTTGGACTAGGCGCTGGCTTTTATCTGAATGCGACTCAGGCGCCTTGGTCCGAGCACTACCATATGTATGACTATGTGGTGAACGAACTGCCTGCGTTGATTGAGGCGACGTTTCCTGTCTCATCCCTTAGATCCATCAGCGGACACAGCATGGGTGGGCACGGTGCGTTGACGATCGGTATTAAGAATGCAGATCGTTACCAGTCTATATCGGCGTTCAGTCCGATTACCAATCCAATGAAATGCCCTTGGGGACAAAAGGCGTTCACTAACTATCTGGGGCCAGATCAGGATACGTGGAAAGCTTATGATGCCTGCTCTCTATTAGAGAGTAACGGTTGTGCCTTGCCGATTCTGGTAGATCAGGGGGACAGTGATGGTTTTTTGGAAGAGCAATTAAAGCCTGAGCACTTACAGTCAGCCGCTGGAGCAGCACAGGCTCAGTTAGAGCTAAGGATGCAACCAGGCTATGACCACAGCTATTTTTTCATCCAAAGTTTCATTGAAGACCATTTAAAATTTCATGCGAAGTATTTAACCCAGGGTGAAGGCTAA
- a CDS encoding S-(hydroxymethyl)glutathione dehydrogenase/class III alcohol dehydrogenase, with translation MTDQFIKAKAAVAWAANEPLKVEEVDVMLPKAGEVLVKVIATGVCHTDAFTLSGEDPEGIFPAILGHEGGGIVEMVGEGVTSVSVGDHVIPLYTAECGECKFCTSGKTNLCQAVRETQGKGLMPDGTTRFYKDGEPIYHYMGCSTFSEYTVLPEISLAKVNKEAPLEEVCLLGCGVTTGMGAVLNTAKVQKGDTVAIFGLGGIGLSAIIGARMAGAGRIIGIDINESKFELAQQLGATDCINPNTFDKPIQEVIIEMTDGGVDFSFECIGNVNVMRQALECCHKGWGESVIIGVAGAGQEISTRPFQLVTGRVWRGTAFGGVKGRSELPGIVEKYLAGEFGLQEFITHTMPLEEINNAFDLMHKGESIRSVIHFDHD, from the coding sequence ATGACTGACCAATTTATCAAAGCCAAAGCAGCCGTAGCCTGGGCCGCTAATGAACCATTAAAAGTAGAAGAAGTGGATGTAATGTTGCCAAAAGCCGGTGAGGTGTTGGTTAAGGTGATTGCCACAGGTGTTTGTCATACCGATGCGTTCACGCTGTCGGGTGAAGATCCGGAAGGGATTTTTCCTGCGATCCTGGGTCATGAAGGCGGCGGTATTGTAGAAATGGTGGGTGAGGGCGTCACCAGCGTGTCAGTCGGTGATCATGTGATTCCGCTGTACACCGCAGAATGTGGGGAATGTAAATTTTGTACTTCGGGGAAAACCAACCTATGCCAGGCGGTTCGTGAAACCCAGGGCAAAGGTCTGATGCCGGATGGCACAACCCGATTCTACAAAGACGGTGAACCTATCTACCATTACATGGGGTGCTCTACCTTTTCCGAGTATACGGTTCTACCAGAAATTTCTTTGGCTAAGGTGAATAAAGAAGCTCCGTTGGAAGAAGTGTGTCTGTTGGGGTGCGGTGTTACAACGGGTATGGGCGCGGTGTTGAATACTGCGAAGGTTCAGAAAGGTGACACCGTGGCTATTTTTGGTCTGGGTGGCATTGGTTTGTCCGCCATCATTGGTGCTCGTATGGCCGGTGCTGGTCGCATCATTGGAATTGATATCAATGAAAGTAAATTTGAATTGGCTCAGCAATTGGGCGCGACGGATTGCATCAATCCAAACACGTTTGATAAGCCGATTCAGGAAGTCATTATTGAGATGACCGACGGTGGTGTCGATTTCTCGTTTGAGTGCATTGGCAACGTTAATGTGATGCGTCAGGCGTTGGAATGTTGTCACAAAGGTTGGGGCGAATCGGTCATTATTGGTGTGGCGGGTGCAGGCCAGGAAATCTCAACTCGTCCATTCCAGTTGGTGACGGGGCGGGTATGGCGTGGCACTGCATTCGGTGGTGTGAAAGGCCGTTCTGAATTGCCTGGTATTGTAGAAAAATATTTGGCGGGTGAATTTGGATTGCAGGAATTCATTACCCACACCATGCCTTTGGAAGAGATTAATAACGCCTTTGATTTGATGCACAAGGGTGAAAGTATTCGAAGTGTTATTCATTTTGATCACGACTAG
- a CDS encoding LysR family transcriptional regulator, protein MTCWDGISEFVCVIEQKGFTAAAQRLKTSPAQISRKVAALEARLAVKLINRTTRKVSLTEAGQLYYQECKALVSGLENADLLVSQMQSKPKGLIKLTAPVTYGEQIIAPLVNDFLVKYPDLEVELILTNQKLDLIDQGIDLAIRLGQLKDSSFIAKRLANRRLHVCATPKYLDQCGTPYALSELSQHNCLMGTLEQWRFKEAGKTRNLSVHGRIKCNSGPALLDAARKHLGLAQLPDFYVAPLLASGELVEVLSSYQDDSEAVWALYPQRQYLSPKMQVLLAYISEQLA, encoded by the coding sequence ATGACGTGTTGGGATGGAATCAGCGAGTTTGTCTGTGTCATTGAACAGAAAGGTTTCACCGCCGCTGCGCAAAGACTGAAAACCTCACCGGCCCAGATAAGCCGTAAAGTGGCAGCGCTTGAAGCCCGGTTAGCGGTTAAACTGATTAATCGTACCACTCGAAAGGTGTCTTTAACCGAAGCAGGCCAGTTGTATTATCAAGAGTGCAAAGCCTTGGTAAGCGGGCTCGAAAACGCGGATCTCCTTGTCAGTCAAATGCAATCCAAACCCAAAGGCCTGATTAAACTGACGGCACCCGTTACTTATGGAGAACAAATCATTGCGCCCTTGGTCAATGATTTTCTGGTGAAGTACCCGGACTTGGAAGTGGAGTTAATCCTCACTAACCAAAAACTGGATCTAATAGATCAAGGCATCGACTTGGCGATTCGGCTAGGACAATTAAAGGATTCCAGCTTTATTGCCAAACGCCTGGCCAACCGAAGACTCCATGTCTGTGCTACGCCCAAATACCTGGATCAATGTGGAACGCCTTACGCACTGTCAGAACTCAGTCAACATAATTGTCTGATGGGCACACTGGAACAGTGGCGTTTTAAAGAAGCCGGTAAAACGAGGAATCTGAGTGTCCACGGCAGAATCAAATGCAACAGTGGCCCGGCGCTATTAGACGCAGCTCGTAAACATTTAGGATTGGCGCAACTACCTGATTTCTACGTTGCACCATTGCTGGCCTCAGGCGAACTGGTTGAAGTACTTTCTTCTTATCAGGACGACTCGGAAGCCGTTTGGGCACTGTACCCGCAAAGGCAATACCTCTCCCCTAAAATGCAGGTACTCCTTGCGTATATTTCAGAACAACTGGCGTAG
- a CDS encoding LysR family transcriptional regulator, with product MYSESKKMRHQDLNLLVIFDAIMTEGSITRAADRLALTQPAVSNALSRMRSVWKDELFVKDGRNIRPTVYAQNLWSQVREPLNNLEQAIDQGSFDPASATRTFRIASADALVDVIWPRLRKLIEAEAPGINVHAIPYTITNASNLLNAAEVDMLIGANVLGDSVIQTDYLYTPCYVCVMRQGHPLAKADLTLEEFASADHLLVSLSGDTTGVTDQVLVQHGLKRRIAMSVNHFSAVTPLLKQSDLIAMMPSTTIENAIFNKELAVVQPPLEVMAPQLSLCWHKRQEHDPGLKWLRKHVSCFVKEHAELHYKMLEQRICKDGNCDSKGRKSAS from the coding sequence TTGTATAGCGAGAGTAAGAAAATGCGCCATCAGGATCTAAATTTACTGGTAATTTTTGACGCAATTATGACCGAAGGGTCAATAACCAGGGCCGCTGATCGATTAGCATTGACTCAGCCCGCTGTGTCGAATGCGTTGTCCAGAATGCGCTCAGTATGGAAAGACGAATTGTTTGTAAAAGATGGCCGAAACATTCGTCCGACGGTTTACGCTCAAAATCTTTGGTCCCAAGTTCGTGAACCTTTAAATAATCTGGAACAGGCGATTGATCAGGGCAGTTTTGATCCTGCTTCTGCCACCCGAACGTTTCGAATTGCTTCGGCTGATGCATTAGTGGATGTGATATGGCCAAGACTTCGAAAGTTGATTGAAGCAGAAGCGCCTGGAATTAATGTCCATGCCATTCCCTATACGATCACCAATGCCAGTAATCTATTGAATGCCGCCGAAGTGGATATGCTGATCGGTGCCAATGTCCTGGGCGATTCCGTCATCCAAACCGATTATCTTTACACCCCTTGTTATGTCTGTGTGATGAGACAGGGCCATCCCTTGGCAAAAGCGGATTTAACCTTGGAAGAGTTTGCGTCGGCAGATCATCTGTTGGTGTCTTTGTCTGGGGATACCACAGGAGTGACAGATCAGGTATTGGTTCAGCACGGATTAAAGCGTCGTATTGCAATGTCGGTGAATCACTTTTCTGCAGTTACCCCTTTGCTGAAACAAAGTGATCTCATCGCAATGATGCCGTCCACCACCATTGAGAATGCTATCTTTAATAAAGAGTTAGCTGTGGTTCAGCCTCCCCTGGAAGTGATGGCACCTCAATTGTCCTTGTGTTGGCATAAACGTCAGGAACATGATCCGGGGTTAAAGTGGTTGAGAAAGCATGTAAGTTGCTTTGTAAAAGAACATGCTGAGCTACATTATAAAATGCTCGAACAACGAATTTGTAAGGATGGTAATTGCGATTCGAAGGGTAGGAAATCCGCTAGCTGA
- a CDS encoding efflux RND transporter periplasmic adaptor subunit codes for MPLQRTLKLFAVITSMAVLSACSQEPAETEGKQTSHQPPAPTVTVAEVLHERLTEWDEFTGRLEAPESVELRPRVSGYIERVAFEEGAIVHAGDPLFYIDSRSFKTEVKRLKAELTDAQSQLKLAELAYNRTKRLTSQNALSKEDYDNRFAELQQARAHVQSVEAALELSELNLSYTRVEAPITGRVSRAEVTKGNYVGAGQTILTTLVSTEKVYAYFDADENTYLKYTRLAKEGSRADDRESHNPVFMALANESDYPHQGHIDFVDNRINPATGTIRGRAVFQNESGLFTPGLFTRLQLIGSASYQGILIDDKAIGTDLNNKFVLVLDQNNTVQYRPVTLGEKVNGLRIISDGLHPGERIVVKGLQRVRPGTPVNPEVAEMASPEQLAQLQRIQAKVDRILIASGLEVPNAETTTLLTAQVPANQINQEAPKQGHL; via the coding sequence ATGCCACTTCAACGTACTTTGAAGTTATTTGCAGTTATTACCAGTATGGCGGTGCTTAGTGCATGCAGCCAGGAACCAGCAGAGACTGAAGGGAAGCAAACGTCTCATCAGCCTCCCGCACCCACCGTAACCGTAGCGGAAGTTTTACATGAACGCCTCACCGAGTGGGATGAGTTCACAGGTCGCCTTGAAGCGCCTGAAAGTGTTGAGCTTCGTCCTCGTGTTTCAGGCTACATCGAACGCGTTGCCTTTGAAGAAGGTGCAATCGTTCACGCCGGTGATCCTTTGTTTTACATAGACAGCCGCTCATTCAAAACGGAAGTAAAACGTTTGAAAGCGGAACTGACCGACGCTCAAAGCCAGTTAAAACTGGCTGAATTAGCTTATAACCGCACCAAGCGTCTGACATCTCAGAATGCTTTGTCTAAAGAAGATTACGACAACCGATTTGCCGAGCTTCAACAAGCGCGCGCGCACGTTCAATCAGTTGAAGCAGCTTTGGAATTGTCTGAGCTAAACTTGAGCTATACCCGTGTCGAAGCACCGATCACAGGTCGTGTTTCCCGAGCGGAAGTCACCAAGGGCAACTATGTAGGCGCCGGTCAGACTATCCTAACCACACTGGTATCTACCGAGAAAGTGTACGCTTACTTCGATGCCGATGAGAATACGTACTTGAAGTACACCAGACTGGCTAAAGAAGGCAGCCGAGCGGACGATCGCGAATCTCATAACCCAGTTTTTATGGCTCTGGCTAATGAAAGCGACTACCCTCATCAAGGTCACATCGACTTTGTGGATAACCGCATCAATCCTGCAACCGGTACTATTCGTGGTCGGGCTGTATTCCAGAATGAAAGTGGCCTGTTCACACCAGGCTTGTTTACTCGCCTGCAACTGATCGGCAGTGCCAGCTATCAAGGCATTCTGATTGACGATAAAGCCATCGGTACAGATTTGAACAACAAGTTTGTTCTGGTTCTGGATCAAAACAACACCGTTCAATATCGACCTGTTACCCTGGGTGAAAAAGTGAATGGTTTACGGATCATCTCTGATGGTTTACATCCAGGTGAGCGCATTGTTGTGAAAGGCTTACAGCGCGTTCGCCCTGGTACACCCGTCAACCCGGAAGTTGCCGAGATGGCCTCACCTGAGCAGTTAGCGCAATTACAGCGAATTCAGGCCAAGGTAGATCGCATCCTAATCGCATCTGGCCTGGAAGTACCTAACGCTGAAACTACAACATTGCTTACAGCACAGGTGCCTGCCAATCAAATCAATCAAGAAGCGCCAAAACAGGGTCATCTATAA